The DNA window GCCAGCACAAACGCAGCAGCTCCTATTTTGTATAAGGCAGCAAGCTGTATTTCCAAGCAACGCAGCGAAGGTATCCGTGATGCTATGGAGGGTGAAGCGGCAGCGCAAATCTCCAAGCTCCGCTTGCGCCTGTCATATTTATCTACCATTATTACCTTAGCCCCCTTGCTGGGACTGCTGGGAACGGTACTGGGAATGATCAAAACCTTTAATGTTCTGTCCTTGTCTTCAGGCCAACCTAGCATAATAACGGGCGGTGTCGGTGAAGCCCTTATTGCAACAGCCGCCGGATTATGCGTAGCTATTATCGCCGCATTATTTCACAGCTACTTTTCTGAACGTCTGGAAGATATTATTACCAGCCTTGAGATTATAACCAATAACTTTCTTGAAGTTCTGGAGTTGATAAATCGATGAAACTATCAGCTTACCGGCAAAAACCGCAGCCCCAAATTATGATCATACCGATGATCGATATAATTTTTTTCTTATTGGTCTTTTATATGATGAGCACGCTATATATGTCTGAACAACGAAATCTCCATGTCCAGCTGCCGCAAGCCCAGCATGCAGCAGTGCAAAAGGTTGAGAATACTGTCATAACCATATCAGAAAACGATGAAATTTATATAAACGAGGAAAAGATAGGTCTGGATAACTTAGTAAATCGCCTTAGACAGTATCCTGATATTAAGCAAATAAAAATTACCGTAAATGCTGATAAGAATGCCCGCCATGGTACTGTTATTCAAGTTCTTGATAAATTGCAGGAAGCCGGGGCCGGCAAAGTCAGTTTTGGTACGTCAGCTGCCGGGAG is part of the Veillonellaceae bacterium genome and encodes:
- a CDS encoding MotA/TolQ/ExbB proton channel family protein, which encodes MSFEQSVFLFSKGGAMMYPIFIASVITLAIGVERLVVYRRASKDIMLLWQQVKQYLVNNQPQQALALCEASTNAAAPILYKAASCISKQRSEGIRDAMEGEAAAQISKLRLRLSYLSTIITLAPLLGLLGTVLGMIKTFNVLSLSSGQPSIITGGVGEALIATAAGLCVAIIAALFHSYFSERLEDIITSLEIITNNFLEVLELINR
- a CDS encoding biopolymer transporter ExbD; amino-acid sequence: MKLSAYRQKPQPQIMIIPMIDIIFFLLVFYMMSTLYMSEQRNLHVQLPQAQHAAVQKVENTVITISENDEIYINEEKIGLDNLVNRLRQYPDIKQIKITVNADKNARHGTVIQVLDKLQEAGAGKVSFGTSAAGRQ